ACAGAAGGCAAACACATACTTAAGTAAAGCAGATAGGACAgtgagaataaaagaaaatcaatatgAGTCAGTAGGGAGCCTTCAAATATgacttttactgtctatgtgcTACATATCTGATTTCTAGATGGTATACCTATGCAAAATCCCAAATATTGTAAAGGacaaatcaattaattaatgaGAAAATGTGGAGGAGAATATCTGtatctgcttttgtttttatcacaGATTGAGATAATGCTCTTTATACAATGCTTCTTGTCTGTAACACACAGTGCATGCTATTGTAAATACAGAGTGCTGAAATGTATAGAGAAAAGTGCTTGACGCAGTGGTGCCatgcagacaaaaaaaaggagcaaaGAGGAGAAACGAGTAGTTAGAGAGTAGTTAGAATTAGACATGAACCTCTTCTACTGTTCCTATCCCTATGGCACTGCCTCGACGTCCATATTTACTGGGACTTTTGCCTGGGACAAGCAATGACTAAGACACACAGGAAGaggagacacagaaagagagaaagagagagagacagacagacagaaagagagtgagagagagtgagagagatgacaaaaggggggggggagagaaaacatgaaatatacACAAATATGAGATTCCATGCAAtcataaacaaaatataaagcACGTGTTAACTGGAGAATACGAAAAGGGACATTTTGGCTCCATGGGTGCAACACAGACAGCTGAATGGGATAGAGAAGTGATGAGTCAGTTATGTGAGCCATATGCCTGCAAgaaagaggatgaagaggagacaAAAACAGCAGAGGAGGGCCTACAGCATGTTATACATTAGGTTTCACATCAAGGCAGGGTTACTGGCAAAAAGCAAGCTTGAGTTACATTCATTAATATAGCATGTTGGTTAATAATAATGGTTAGTTATTTTTGAAGGCGATCTTAAATGTGAAGTAGAACTACAGTATTAATGTGGGTGTTTCATAATGATTTTTACTTCCATATAAATCAGAACATTTCCGTTAAAAAATACCTTCCAACAGCCCCCCAAAATATacagtgtacagtatatcagaCAAGCAATCATATGCACAGCTGTTAAGTAAAGACCTTGTAACTACAATTAagtgtgtgttttacttttgACTGAAGGATGAAAAGCTTCTCTCTGAGTTGAAAAAGGATTTTGTAACACTCAACTTTTGACAGTGTTTACAGAACCAattatataaacaaaaaaaacaatgcaaaaaagaTGCCATCTGGAGATACTAGGTTTTGATGACAGAAATAGTAATTTTCTCCtaatcacaatttaaaaaaaaattccaaacgcgcgcgcgcacacacacacacacacacacacacacacactagtgcgtggcactatctttgtggggacccgtcattgacataatgcattctctAGCCCCTTacactaaccttaaccatcacaactaaatgcctaaccttaaccctttccctcaccataacctaattctatccctaatcctacaaccaagtcttaactcTGAAACAggcctttaaagttgtggggtccagcattttggccccgcaaagctgtccggaccccacaagtatactgtattcctggtttttggaccccacgaatatagttaaacaaaaacacacacaccaacacacacacacacacgcaggactCAACCCACATTCATTAGAATTCAAGTGAGAACTTAAGGACAATGCAGATGCATGGGGATTTAAATAATGAGAACACAGATAAAAACAGTAAGTATTAGAAGCAGTTTTAACCCTGGGGAGAAGTTCACCTTGTGTCCTAGAAGCATTCAAGTATATGATTGTCCAGTCACTTCATCTTGTGGTGGCAGGCAATGTGCAACCATTGCAATGTGAGAGCAGAGATTAAGACCCAGGCATAAATGCTCCACGTGAGCATTTCTCTGTGAGAAGTGAGTGCAGCAGACCAGTGAGGGAGAAGGGGGCATGAACTTGAGTAGAACTGCTTAGGGGGGGGCAAAGGGAGCGAGACTGGCCTCACTCAAGACCAGGTGGAGTGGGGCTGTACTTACTATCCCTGGGAATTTGGGGCTCTCTGCGGGCTCGTGGTTAAAGCTGCTGTTGAAGCTAGTGGAGAATGTGTGCTGCTTCTTGAAAGTAAGACCCGTGGCATCCATAGACTGGCTCCTGCTGCGGACCACCCGCTACAGAgaaagacgaggaggaggagatacaTTCAGATGACGCTGACCCCTGTGACCACTCAGCATCGCTGTACGGCGTTACAGGCCGAGAGGAGCCTCGGGGCTGTCCCTGACCACTGACCATTACAGGCAGAGAGCGCTGGCCTGATGCTAATCCTGACAGACAAGGAAGCGACAGAGAACATTGCTAAGCTTTAATGCCCAGAGGGGGGATTCCGATGAGTCATTATGTTAGATAGGTGGTAAGAGAAGAGAGCGGAAGTAGAAGGACCAAGTGGCTGACAGATGTCTGATCACACTGAGTTTAAACACAGCCAGGAGAGGTTAAAGCCCAGTGCACCTCTTTGCAGGCATGGAAAAGACAGAGTGAAGAGGCAAAGGCATCTGATGGTGAAAGAAATCTATCCATTCACTTTGATATTATGACATAAAAAGATGACAGAACCAAGTAAATAATGGACTAGTGACTCAACACTGGCACATGCGGAGAGCACATCAGCACAAAACAGCATGGAGGCAGGAGGAAGAAAAGCTGGGAAGCCAAGAGTGGTGTGTTCCAGCAGGACAGAGCAGCAGAGCTTCTCttcatttaaattaataaagattgatagagagggagaatgaTAAACCCTCGACCCACAGCTGGCATAAAGATAAAAACAATCCTAAGAGACTGCCAGAGAGAAGacaccctttttttttacatccacaGAAGAAACATCTGGTACAAAAACTGATTACTGTAACTACTGTAGATGCCAATTTTACTGTACTGATACCTGTGCGGTAATAATGATCTTATAGTGACACTTAAAGgtatagttcgacattttgggaaatgcacttgtttgctttcttgccaagagttgaTCAAAATCAGGAGGGGAGAGCTAGCCTAGATGCACCTAGCACCTCTAATGCTCGCTAATTAACACATACTTTCTAATTTgatttaatccatacaaaagcCAAAGTGTAAAAAGGATAATTTGTGGTTTGATGGGGAGTAATATGGTTTCTTCTGTCCAAAGATGTAGTCCAGCTGAGCTAGGCCAACTGTTTACCCCCGTTTCTAGTTTatacgctaagctaagctaaccgcaTTATATTTAGCAGACACACAGGTGGTATCAATCTTATCATCTAGCCAATAATCAtaattcccaaaatgtctacTTCTAAACTACTTCTTTAATGGAGATAAATCTAAGCTTGACCTCAAATTGCCGTCAAAGTTATCAACAGTGTTTCTATCTTAGGGCTGGCATAACTAAAATGTAGATTTGAAAAAATTACAAAGGACGTTGTTTATGCAAACATGTTGTTTTCTTGAAGCAGAGAGTTGCAGAAAGTGAAGCTGTCAGTTTGACCCCCCAgtctctgctgctgcctctCCAGTTACCTTGAAGGACTCAAAGAAGCCCCCTCCTCCTGCACTGCCATTTTCCAGTTTGTCGTCGTCTCCTCCGACACCCATCATGGCCTGACTGTTCACATGGAGCTCCTCATAAAGGGTCTCTAACAAGGCCGACCTCGTTCgttccttacacacacacacacacacacacacacacacacacacacacacacacacacacacacacacacacacacagagagagagagaggaaaatgaaacgaatattttcaaaattccagaaatgttttaattgtttttaaacaaCTTACCTCTAATTTGGAAAATTTCTCTGCTTTGCAGCAGGCATACTCTGCATTGATGAGCTTCGTAAAAAGGAATTCATGAAATTCAGGGCTCTGGAAAAGGAGATGAGGTAAGAGACAAGACATCATTTTGGAAAACACAATGATGACCAAGAGAGGGAAAGTGCACTGGCTTGGGGATGCAAAAGTTCAGGTATAAAAGATGTTCTTTCTCttacttttttaaagacagCAGGGTTTGGGAGGGCCGGACCAAAGAAAGGTACATCATCCCGTGCTGTCACTGACACCTACGAATTAACAGTAAGATCAAGTTTAATCAAGTATCTATCACAAAGAAGCAAAGTCAGCCCACAgtgagggaaaaaaagtcaCCTTGTAGAGAACATTGTCAGTGCAGGGGTTGACAACTTGGACCACAACGTAGGCATGGAGAAAGTTGGAGGCGATCATGTCCGGTACAAAGGGAGTGTTTTCCTCTTGGAATAAGATGGCCACAATGTCGTTCCCTATGTGCCTCTTTCTCTGCAACTGCAACACACCAGACACATAGCAACTTGTGACAAATTAACTTAGAGTTAAGTTTATGCAAATATGCAAGAAAGAATGCTGATGCCAAGCACTGGATGATATGTATGAATGCTATTTGTTAGCTGCTGGTTTCAGAAAGCCACAATTATGAGGACACATTTAATGCTCCCTTGAATTGAAAGTAAGAAACCCTTTTGTTGACATTCCTACTAATTGTTGATAAAGCCAAGTCTAATTCaaagaatacttttttttaatttatttttttaagattattttttgggcattttgagGCCTTTACTTCCACAGgagagatgaagacatgaacggggagagagagggggaatgacatgcagcaaagggacgcaggtcagagttgaatcCACGgctgctgcatcgaggagtaaacctcgaCATTCAGTATATGCGCCtgttctaccaactgagctaacccggccacaaaaataatacttttttaaCACCAATGACAACACAATGCTTGCAAATCCAGCATATGGCCAAATGAACACAGCTAATAAATTGTGTGAAACTACTGAGGGATTGGAAAAGATAGgaagtatacagtatttgtgtttGATAAAGAAGATTAAATGAcgattgcttttctttttttattgtataattTATCCCTGATTTGTGCAGACTATAGACATTATTTAATTACAAAGAAGTGCTTACTCTTCATTTTTCCTCCTCCCTGTCTCACAATCGAATGCACGTGAGTTTGTGAAACACCGCCAGGGAGTGCTGTTTCTCAAAGGAGCCAATGCCGAACAACACCCATTACAGCTGGGGAAACTGAACATATAGAGTAGACCTTGCCTCATCTGTGTTTGTACAAACCACAACAGCAAATGGTGTGAGAGCATGTGCTAATTAATCAGTGTTTGTGTGAACATGTGAGGCGGAGAAGCAGTGTGATTTAAATAACTGTGAGGGAGGTGTGCTGCTCACATATGCAGACACTAAAGCATACATTTAAAGTGATCCATGTTTACTACTAGTAGGGATTGTTGCCAATATAACGTATGCTGCAGGTGTTTGGCACAACAGGGAGGGACATGCAGAATATGGCACTACAATAACCAGATGGAACCTGTCTGACTGCTTGCAGTGAATCATGAAAGGTGCGTTAGTCTGGCATTGTATTACAGTACCTGCTGGGTGTCCCCATCTGTGTAAGGCAGCTTTGTGGACACGTGGAACATGACCTCTTTGTTACGGTAGTTGCAGTAGACAGATTCCGCGCCAGTCTGCCCGTGAGTCACGTCTAACCCTCCGCGGAAACTGCAGAAAACAGAACCATGTCTAACAAGATATTCTCCACCATCCCACTGCAGTACCATGACCATCATTCCTGTAGCTAGCCTGAGGGAATTTGAATTGTGGTTGGCATCATGTTATGAAATGTATGGTAGAGTATACATAGTGCCTTTAAACCAGAGATAGATCCttaccctttaaagttgtgCAGCTCAATTTTCTCTCCTAGAAACTCCAGGAATTCTACAAAGGCAGGACTCTCTTCACTGTTTCCAAACAGCTCTTCCTCTGAAGTCTGTAtccagtaaaaacaaaacaaaacaaaacaaaaactcatcAATATCataaacatcatcatcataaacATCAAGGCTTGGAGGACAAAATGATTTCAGCAGCAGCGCTGGGGATGATTTGTAAGGTAGACTGTGTACTGTATGCTACAATGTTAGTGTCCAGTAATAACAGCACTTATGTCTGCATTAGAAatacaaaagcagcaaaaacaatgtctgagaagcaaaaagaaaatggatCATAAGGGGTAACATTTGCATACTACAGTGCCAGCAATGGCACGATGAGTATTttatgtaaagtgtgtgtgtttattttttattgctaCAGATCATTCGGGTCAATAACTGAATGCAGGAAGTGGAGTGCTTCTGGTGTGTGTTTGGCACTCTGGTTTAAACACCCTTCATTTGCATTTCAGATGTATAGCAGAAGGTTTTGATCAGCTGAGACTGACAGTTAATCATCTATTGACAGCAAGTGAAGCAGTGATGTGAACACAAAAGCCTGTCTGAGAAGAAGCTTCTGTCGCTTATTGagtatttctgttttgtttcctgGATGCAATACGCCTACTTAACCATCGTGCCTTTCTCCACTTAGCACCCCCCTTGAATAGAAAATGTCCGAAAGGATGAGCAGAGGATCCCTCATTGCCTTTGTGAGATGGCCCTTGGCttatttacaattttttttacaatgtattTAGACTACTGCAGGCTTTAAGGAATCAGCCGTGCAGATCTCTACACACTGAGGTCTCCATTTAATGGAGCAAGTGCCCTCAGCAAAGCATTCAATGTATCCTCTGTCCCCACATAGTAAACAAGAGGGCTGTGATTGCCTCAAAAATGAGAGGGAGTGTTGATGACAGCCACGGTTACTGGGCTGGACTGGACTGAAAGACACAATTAAGACAATCAGCTTccttaaacaaatcacaaattgcAATGTTTGATACATTATGATTCTTCACAGACTGGATACAATTAATGTAAAGGATGCAGTTATTGCACATTAACAGAGCCGTCTCTGATCAAACAATTGCATCTTTCCTTTTAGTTTAAATCCAAAATGTATAGCTCACCTGTCCAAACTTTTGATAAATGACCCCAAACTTGAAATTGTTGCTTATCACATGTTCATCAAAAGTGACAATAAGTCTTGaagcctgtaaaaaaaaaaaaaaagaaacattaacaGATAggtttccagttttttttaagtctgtctTTTAAAACAATAGTCAGTTGCCCATATGAACACTAAAACCGATGTTGCTTGCTGTAACCATTCCTTCTGTTTATACAGGCCATTAAGAGATCTCTTGCTAACAATGTAAGTgatgggggacaaaatccacaaaACATCTATCTGAAGCTAACATGAAGCTTTAGCAGTCTGagttagacaaatcaagttaTCGTGTTTTTATTATTCAATTCCCTCTTTTTGTTTCCCCAGACAGTGTTCCCTGTGGGCGCCTGATTAATGTTTTAAGACAGACTTAAATAATTGCAGCCATATCATTTAAATTATCCAATGTGTGGTACTGGAAAGGACACATTCAGCAGCTACAACTATACAAACCAAACCAGATCTTACTTTTGGATAAAGGACAGGAAAAAAGCGGTCCACATTGACCTCTTCACAGACGAGCTTAGatttaaagaaagagagaggggatgtTACAAAGTGGTTTGATACTATCACAGCAGATCAATCTCTGCATAATATAACATCTCTTTTTACCTTGGCCATTTGGACCACATTGGGAAACTCTGTCAGACAGGAAATAGGGATCACATCATGGTAGGTTTTCAGCTTGGTCCTGGTGAAGTCATGAATCAATCAGTGTGGTTTCAAAGCCATATAATGTGAGATCAGATGGGAAAAAACCCTCGCCTCTCTTTGCCTtctcaccctccctccctccctccatccccgCCCACTGGCTGGCCTAAATAGTCCATCTGTTACTCTGCTGTGGAAATGACAGTGCTGTTGACATTCTCTCGCTTTATGACTCTTATGATAACACCCGTTCTGTATTGACTTATCCAGTCAATACTGGGTATTTAGGAACAAAGAAAGTGAATTATTCTGCATATATATCtgcatatatttaaaatatatatatatatatatatatatatatatatatatatatatatatatatgagtttACACATTCAATGTTGATGTGCAGACACAACAGATTTAAAGATGTTCCTCTGTAAATGAAGCCAGATTGTACTGCGCCATGTATTCGTAATGAGCATTACCTGAGCATCAGACGGAGATGTTCCTGGTCACCAATAACATCGTACTTTAGAGAGAACACCAGATGTCCAAGGGCGCTGTCCACTGAATAGTAATTAAAGTGTTCCTGAGGGAACAGTACAAGGATACGACCATTAGTTTATGTCTATAAACAAACACAGTttgtgtcagacacacacacacacacacacacacacacacacacacacacacacacacacacatgtgcatgcTCTCCAGTCATTACCCCCCATATCCTTCTTCTGTCTACTACAGGCAGATCAAATTTGTTCGTATTATCAGTGTGTAAGAACAGGTGGCAAAGCCAAATGCATCTTTATGAGATGCCAAACAGCGAGTCTGGTCGCTGTTAGTGGTTTATTCTGCTGGGATACGCTTATtgctcattcattttattactaTAATGAGCAAGAAGTGAAATATTTTATGAGAGTAATGAGGCTCATTTGAGGAGGAAGGAAGCGTCATGAGAATGACTTCAGTAACATCACTTTGAAGGCAGTTTTAGAACACACCGTTTACAAATGTGTGGAACTGCCTTTATTGTTCAATGAATGTGACTGTTTCATGTTCCTATCATTACATTTCATTGCATGATTGCGAACATAGAAATTGAATATGGGAAAAACGATGAACAAACTCATTTtaaaaaatcaaattaaaagcaGGGACAAGATGAAGATGTACAAGCTAAGCTAAGATGGGAAGGAGATCTAGTAATATGCGTAACTAATCAGCAATGGTGGAGAACAACACATACAACTACTGCATCCAGTTTCTGGAGAGAAAACATGTGGGAAATACAGATGTGCTGTTCTATCACTACAATCTAACAAGCTAAATATAATTTAGTAGTGACATCAACATGTTGGAGAAGATGAAACCATGGTCTACGTAGTCATATTCTTTTAGTTTTGCTTGGTTTTGTATTACTTGGTAGAATACTAACACAAATTCAGTGTAAGGATGACACATACTTACATAAACTTTTGtgcataattattttttaatataatttgtaTTTCTGCTTTAAAGCATGCATCCACAGTTGGTAAGAAATAATAGGTAAAATAGAGCAAAATACATTTGCGTTAAGAGCAAATTTACAACTACATGAAAGAAGATGGAGGAAATGTTTCAGTCTGAAAAATAAacgtacactaccggtcaaaagtttggggtcacttagaaatttccattccactccattacagacagaataccagctgagatcagttgcattgttttttttaaccagggcagcagttttcagattacattatgtgcttacataattgcaaaagggttctccaatgttttctcagttagccttttaaaatgatatcagattagtaaacaaaATGTGCCTTttgaacattggatgaatggttgctgataatgggaaatgtagatattgcattaaagatcagccacttctttctacaacagccgagaacccttttgaaattatgtaaacacataatgtaatctgaaaactgctgccctggttaaaaaaacaatgcaactgatctcagatggtattctgtctgtaatgtaatggaatggaaatttctaagtgaccccaaacttttgaccggtggtgtatgtgtatgaacttgtttaataaattattatatgTTAAGAAATGAATGTGTATTGGCCTTTTGGCATCAACCCCCaaccccttttttcttttcttaatattgttttttattctttttatatatTCAGTGTCTTGTCCATGTTGTCTAGTCTTTGTTTTAATAATTGTGTTTTCATAAAAGGTTGTCTTTGAACTTGCTTAAATTGTCAGTGTATTGTTTGCTTTTTCAAGAAGACAATTAAAAGGTAAATGTATACAttgtgtaaaaacaaatgttcgCTGTGTTGTGACAAAATGGCTAACCTTTCCCAAGAAGTGTTTCCGGAAGATCGTAGCTGTCGTGTTACATTCCAGCTTGGTGCGGGTGTTCAGAGACTGAGGCTGTGGCTGTTCTGTTTCCACTGTGTCACTCATCTCATGGTTAGTCCCCTCGATCCAGTAACCCCCAAACTGTGGGAGGAGGATGAGAGGAAAGGGGCTTTTTCTGCCCAACACCTGCCccaaaatgcaataaaacagaACGGTGTAAATGGGAAAGTCATTCCGGgacacaaatgaaatgtaactgATGTCTCAGAGATACACAAATACTAAATGGTGAAAAGTGCTACTGCAGCACATCATCATCCTACCTCATGGACACTTGGGTATGGAATGTAGTCCTCCTctgtctgaaaaaaacaaggacaacaagcTTTGTTTTCTCAtcaaagaataaaaacaaccaCAGTGTCCAACTCTGTAATCCCAAAGGACACTGATTCAGAGTAATTGCAAAACTGTTATGCCATAAAAAAACAGTTTGGCAACTACATAGGAATCAATGCATTGCTTGATCAAAGTATTGCCATTATTTGGCACATTGATGGTTTAAAATACTGCATTAAATTATCATCATAGCCTGTTAAAATCTTTGTTGCTAATATTTCACCATTTCCGTCTGCAGAGTGTAGCATCAGAGGTGTATGATTTTGAATCCTAACTAACTCTGTTGATATAAAAATGATGACAAGGCTTGAGAGCATTGCGCTGCATCATGAATAACACTGTGCTCCGGTGTGCATAAGTAATCAGCATGTCTGGCAGGGCGAGATATGGCTGAGCAGTCGCAAGACAATGACCGTGCCACGTGAATAAAACTGTGTCTCTACATGGAGAGTCGTACCTTGAGTGGGGGAGGAAAGGTGCACCTCTGCTCATCCATCCTTTTGCcctagagagaggagaggacgaGATAAGaaacgcagagagagagagagagaaaaggctcACACTCAGTCATCGACAGCGGCTGGACTTGCTTTCAAAGAAGTCAACACAAATGCCTACATTCAAACACACGattcaacataaaaaacaatttaCATAACAATCATGTCCTAAAAGaccacaataaaacaaaataagagaGAATGATCAACTTCATCATATAATGATACAGTTTTCCCAAGACAtatgcagcaggctgaggcaACCAAGCAAAGTCAGAGTGGGACAGATGGAAAGATACAGAAAGAGatgcattacacacacagagagcagataCCGAAAGACAATTAAAGGATGCTAAAGAGCAGGCACTTGGGAGTGACTGAAACATCTGTTAGCACACAGAGGAAGTGTGGTAATAATACGCCAGGGATTAAAAAAGATGCTGAGCTAAGTGACGCTCCTACACTGAAACACCCACTGGATCTGAGTGGTGTAAAAGAGAGGACCAACGCAGAGAAAGAGATGCAGTGATACTAAATCTGAGCTAGGTGATGGCGCCTGGGCCTGGCGTCATAGAATACAATACATCACATTGATATATAAGTCTGACTGTGGAAAAAACACAGTCCTGAATCACACACCCGATTGAAgagggattttctttttctaataCTAAGTTAAAGCCAACAGACGGGAAAGATGTTGTGGTCACTGAAAGCTATATTATGACTGTCCTAAtgcaataaaaacattattagAGTTATAGAGTTTCGATAAGCTCTATCATAAAACCTGTTAAGATTAACAATCATCCTTTCAAAGCGGTAAGAAACCAGCAGACAGTTTTGGAGGTGAGATAATAAGCCAACAGCGCTGTTAGCCAGTGTTACAACCAGAATGTTAACAGCTGAGAAACACATATAATGCTCTGACAAGTCTCCTCTGAAACAACCAGACTCAATATGCTTCATGTACAGAAGTATTGTAGCCGAGGAGAGGGCCAAATTACTGCAGCATTAGAGACACACTCACTGGTTAGTTGCTTAGTGAGTACAGCTTAGAAAGCCGAGACAAAAATACGAAGATTAACGCGTCATCTTACCTGTATCTTTTCAATCATTGCAAATATATCTGGAGTCTGGAGAGAAGAGagtgaaatgaaatgttctGAGTTCATTTTTTTTGGGTGCTGAggttaattttatatatatatatatatatatatacagcagTGAGTCTGATTATTAGAGTTCAACCCTGTTTAGCACACTCCATCCAGCGacagaaaacaacatttaacCCTTTGTTGACCTCACTTCCTTATTGTTTGGGGTCACACAGACCCCATTGCTGTATGTGTGAATTTAAATATGTTTCTTTTTGCTTCTAAACTTATTAAAACCTAATATGTAGACAATTATTGAAGTGGTAACCCTTCCCTTTGCCACAAACGGGGCTTGAATCTTTCATTAAGATGACATGAAAGGACCATGAAACATTGTTATTACACCAAATAAGGAAATAGTGTACGTTAGGTTAAGCATGAACAAATATTTCATGTGCAAAGAAATGCATGTTATTCTACATAGTGTCAGAGGTGATTTATACCTCTAGAGAGGTCTATCTCCCTGTTAGACTTCATGAAAACGTTATTAAACTCCAAACACAGGAATCCAGGGATTTTGGAGGGATAGTGCTGCATTAAAGGTACTGTCAACACTAATCATAGATATAGAGAAGATGACAATCCTCTGCATTCAACCAGTTGGGAAACTCAGAAACCCCAAACAGAAGTAATGTGACATTTTGCTGTAGTGGAAATAtgtcatatcttttttttttttgcattaaaaaaagcctttttaacATCGAGGCCAAGGGACttcagatgaaaaatagccttttggctaattctgtcATTTTTAACCCATGTACTGTATAACCATGCATTTTATTAATGTGATCTGTCCTCTTCTTtaaaaaactgaattgaattcaCGTTTATCACCTATTTACATAAAATTCGGAAGACTcatgtacggtggccgacaggggcaaacgccctgcaacttaagaaaacaaacacaaatagacaaaacacaagcaaattaagaaaacaacttcattcatttgacaacacatgtgcagcattcagcaaacgtgctgcaaatacacacaacacaaccaggaggttttgtatacttttatttttattaaatcatctTCTAACGTTTCTCAGTTTCCGCTCctgcattttgggtccacaTTTTCTCCAGCTTTCCCtaacaacaacacaaccaaatacataaacgcactgcaaaaatacacaacacaaccaaatacataaacgcgctgcaaataaaaaacgatgcaaaaagaaaagaacgcAAActccgaaaaaagaagcgatgcaaaaagaaaaacaactttattagtttgacaacacgtgcagcagggggagcagctaagtggaacagctggattttcaaccccacggagagagagagagagagagagagagagagagagagagagagagagagagagagcaactgcatagactgtaaatattaagtctatgtttgagatatgttttctcttgtttggtgggtgtgtctcggctcaggtcacaggtaataaaacatttaaaactgcatcagcgtttaacgttgatgtttgtttaagccatattacatgagagggtttaatttcgaggtccgaaagacgcattactgaagtataggc
This genomic interval from Sander vitreus isolate 19-12246 chromosome 7, sanVit1, whole genome shotgun sequence contains the following:
- the LOC144521173 gene encoding rap1 GTPase-activating protein 1-like isoform X10; the protein is MPQRKRSFTFGAYGGVDKTFSKARSTWKQDGSDPRISATLEPQLFQPALPYTTSPFHKTPDIFAMIEKIQGKRMDEQRCTFPPPLKTEEDYIPYPSVHEVLGRKSPFPLILLPQFGGYWIEGTNHEMSDTVETEQPQPQSLNTRTKLECNTTATIFRKHFLGKEHFNYYSVDSALGHLVFSLKYDVIGDQEHLRLMLRTKLKTYHDVIPISCLTEFPNVVQMAKLVCEEVNVDRFFPVLYPKASRLIVTFDEHVISNNFKFGVIYQKFGQTSEEELFGNSEESPAFVEFLEFLGEKIELHNFKGFRGGLDVTHGQTGAESVYCNYRNKEVMFHVSTKLPYTDGDTQQLQRKRHIGNDIVAILFQEENTPFVPDMIASNFLHAYVVVQVVNPCTDNVLYKVSVTARDDVPFFGPALPNPAVFKKSPEFHEFLFTKLINAEYACCKAEKFSKLEERTRSALLETLYEELHVNSQAMMGVGGDDDKLENGSAGGGGFFESFKRVVRSRSQSMDATGLTFKKQHTFSTSFNSSFNHEPAESPKFPGISLLVPGKSPSKYGRRGSAIGIGTVEESLIVPGKSPTRKKSGPFSSRRSSAIGIENIQEVHEKSRESSPNTQKTPDSGHVSQDPKSDNSSNQSSPEVLTTTKNR
- the LOC144521173 gene encoding rap1 GTPase-activating protein 1-like isoform X7, producing MPQRKRSFTFGAYGGVDKTFSKARSTWKQDGSDPRISATLEPQLFQPALPYTTSPFHKTPDIFAMIEKIQGKRMDEQRCTFPPPLKTEEDYIPYPSVHEVLGRKSPFPLILLPQFGGYWIEGTNHEMSDTVETEQPQPQSLNTRTKLECNTTATIFRKHFLGKEHFNYYSVDSALGHLVFSLKYDVIGDQEHLRLMLRTKLKTYHDVIPISCLTEFPNVVQMAKLVCEEVNVDRFFPVLYPKASRLIVTFDEHVISNNFKFGVIYQKFGQTSEEELFGNSEESPAFVEFLEFLGEKIELHNFKGFRGGLDVTHGQTGAESVYCNYRNKEVMFHVSTKLPYTDGDTQQLQRKRHIGNDIVAILFQEENTPFVPDMIASNFLHAYVVVQVVNPCTDNVLYKVSVTARDDVPFFGPALPNPAVFKKSPEFHEFLFTKLINAEYACCKAEKFSKLEERTRSALLETLYEELHVNSQAMMGVGGDDDKLENGSAGGGGFFESFKRVVRSRSQSMDATGLTFKKQHTFSTSFNSSFNHEPAESPKFPGISLIVPGKSPTRKKSGPFSSRRSSAIGIENIQEVHEKSRESSPNTQKTPDSGHVSQDPKSDNSSNQSSPEVLTTTKNRAPSIPEGHDLSRSSSNASSFASVVEENETEATEDYDTGMESLSSAGTPHKRDSFTYNTWLEDNISSTCTSSHGSSPGETGGRLGEAGPGKPERGKGTDVRIKLERPHDHQSSSNC